The Saccharopolyspora gregorii genomic interval ATCGAACCCTTCAGGTCATCGGCGGCACGGGACATCTCGTCCGGCCCGGCGCCCTCGGTGATCTGCTTGTACTTCTCGGGGTGGTTGAACCCCACCTTCTTCATGATCTCGTCGACGTTGCCGGAATCGATCGGCGTCACGAGCGCAACGCCGATCACGATGGGGGCGGTCATGTCGCAGCGTCCTTCGTCTAGTCGCCCGATCTCGGATCAGGCGGGAGGAATGTTCTTGAGGACCTCGGCAGCGATCTTCTCGGCGTAGCCGCAGGCGTCGTCCATCTCGGGTGTGCCGCCGGAGTTCTTGGCGTAATAGACGTCGACGGATTGGGTGTCGGAGACACCGACCGCGACCGTGCACAACGTGTCCGAGAAGTTGACCAGAACCGCCGGGTATCCGGCGACCTCGGTGGGTTCGAAGTTGTCGAAGTTGTCCTTGCGGGCGTGGGCAGCCGTCATGCCACCGTGGTTCGTGTTGATGGCGATCGATGTGTTGAGGACATCACCGTTGATATCGCACGCCGGTTCCTGGTATTCGCTGTCCGCTTGCTCGGTCTGTCCGTCCACCTGGAGGGCTGCTCGTTGCTCGGCCGTGAGCAGCTGACAGGCATCCTGGACACCCTTGAGGTTCTTCGGGTTCTGCACCGCCAGTGCGGGGTCGACGTTCTCCTTGCTCGGCGCGGCCTGCGGGGGCTGTTCCCCACCTCCGCCGACTGCGCACGAGGAGATCGCGGTGACCGCGAAGAAGGATGCGGCGAGCACGCTGGTGCGTCGTAGCACGGAAAAGTCCTTACGCCTGGTTCGGAGTGGCCGCGTCGTCCGCGGATCGGTAGTCCCGCTGGGCGGCCTTCAATTGATCGATCTGGTTCTGGATGTGCTTGCGGGCACCCGTGACGACCTGGGTGATGCCACCCTCCGAGTTCCCCATGAGCTTTTTGATCGACTCTGCGGCGCTCTTGCTCACCTCGTCGTCGCCCGGAGGCTTGAGGAAGCCCGAGCGGCTCACCGCTTGGAGTATCTTGTCCAACTCGTCCCGAGCATCCTCGTACTTCGCGATCATGCCCGGGATCGCGTCCGTGTCGACGGAGAACGACGCCCCCGACGTCACGCCCCCGTTGTTCACGGTGGTGTTGATGGTGGCCATGCTGTCTTACCCCCTAGTGTCACGTAGCTCCGTGATCGGCCAGTAGCTTGCCAGATCACGGGTGTGCGGTGCACCGATACGACGGTCTCCGGCCGCCGTTCGTTCCCCGCGGGCGGGCCGGATCACGCGTTCGGCCCAGCGGCGGGAGTCACCAGACCGACCGGCGCTGCGCGGCACCGGTGAGGTCGCCGAGGACACGGCGGAAGGTGCCGACGTCGGCTCCGGCGACCATCCGCTGGTTCCCGGAGTTGTAGACGGAGACCCGGCCGCCTTCGACGTCGATGACCTGCACGGTGTGGTCGCCGCGGAACTCCTTGCGCTGCGCGTTCCACACGGTGACGCCGATCTGCCCGGCGCCGAGCTTGGTGCCGTCGAGCAGTTCGGTGGCCTTGCGGAAGTGCGCCACGTCCACCCCGCGGCCGCGCAGGCCCTGTTCGACGGCGCGCGGGTCGGTGATGCCCTTCTTCTCCACGTCGGCCATCACGGCGCGCAGCTCGCGGAGGTCGACGTTGACCGGCTTCATCTTCACCGGCGGGTGGTCGGGCAGCACCGAGACCAGGGCGGGCACGGAGTCCTCGGGGCGGACCCGCTCCAAGACGTAGCGGTCGCCGTGCATCACGCTGCGGACCGCGACCCGGCCGGACTGGGAGACGGCGGCGCGCAGCTCGGTGCCCTTCTGCGCGGAGAACCGCAGGTCGAACTCGACGGCGGTGGAACCGTAGACCCCGATCAGGTCCCACACCTCGTCGTTCACCTGGTTCGCGCGGTCGATGAGGCCGCGCTGCCTGCATCGCGCGTCGGCGGCGTCCAGTTCGGCGTTGATGTCCTGCACCGGCGTGCCGTAGTGGCTGTACTGCAGGACCGGCGGCATCCGCTTCAGGCCTGCCCTGCTGACGAGGACCACGAATTCCAGGCGATCGACATCGAGCTTGGATGCCACGCGCAACTCCCCAGTTGTCGGTACTTCGCGAGCAGCAGACTAGCGAACGGCCGAGTCGGGGAAGGTGGCTTTCCGCTATCGGAACTAGCCGTCGAGCCCCGACAGCCCCTTCCACGCGCCGCGCGATCCGCGGCGTGACGCGGAGCGCTGCCAGCGGAACACCCCGTAGCCGATGAGGCCGAGCGCGAAGCCGGCCACGCAGGTCCAGAACTCGATGCCGCCGGGCGCGGTCGCGGCGAACAGCGCGACGCCGACGAGCCACAGCGCGGTCCCGGCCAGCACCACCGGTGTCGGCTGGGCCAGCCTGCGCGGCAGCGCGGGCACGGTGTGCGCCGGTTCGGGTGGTGTCGTCGCTGGTGAGGAGGGGGTGCGTGCGCTGTCTTCGGCCACGTCGGGCAGGCTACCCCGGTAGTCGTGAGCGGGGTGAGGTAGTGATGGCGGACAGGAATCCGGACGATCCGCGCGCGGGGTCGAGCGGTGGCGCGGAAGAACCGCTGGGTAGTTCCGGCGAAGGCGCTCCGGAACCGGTCGCGGAGCGGAGCGGTCCGGGGGCGAGCTCCTCGGGTGCCGACGCGGCCGGGTCGGCGCGCACCGGAGCGGCGACCGGCGTGCTGGACCGGTACTTCAAGATCAGCGAGCGCGGTTCCTCGCTGAGCCGGGAGCTGCGGGGCGGGCTGGTCACCTTCGTCACCGTCGCCTACATCATCGTGCTGAACCCGCTGATCCTCGGCAGCTACTCCGCGGACTCGCCGACGGCGAAGCGGGACGTGCTCGGCCACGTGCTGACGGTGCCGCAGGTCGCCGCGAGCACCGCGCTGGTCGCCGGGGTGATGACGCTGCTGTTCGGCCTGGTGGCGAACTACCCGTTCGCGATCGCGGCGGGCCTGGGCATCAACACGCTGCTCGCCGTCACCATCGCCCAGCAGGTCAGCTGGCCGGAGGCGATGGGCCTGGTGGTGGTGGACGGGCTGGTGATCCTGGTGCTGGTCGCCACCGGGTTCCGCACCGCCGTGTTCAACGCGGTGCCGCCCGAGCTGAAGGCGGCGATCGCGGTCGGCATCGGCCTGTTCATCAGCTTCGTCGGGCTCGTCGACGCCGGGTTCGTGCGCAGGCTGCCGGACGCGGCGAACACGACGGTGCCGGTGGGGCTGGGCATCGACGGTTCGATCGCGTCGTGGCCGACGGCGGTGTTCGCGTTCGGGCTGGTGCTCACCGGGATCCTGGTGGCGCGCAAGGTGCGCGGCGGCATCCTGATCGCCATCGTGATCAACACGGTGGTGGCGATCGTCGTCGAGGCGCTGGTGCACGCGGGCCCGTCCGAGGGCACCGATCCGCACGGCTGGAACCTCGGCTACCCGGCGCCGCCCGCGGAGATCTTCGGGCTGCCGGACCTGTCGCTGGTCGGGGACATCTCGTTCGGCGCGTGGACGCGGCTGCCCGCGCTGGCCGCGGCGATGCTGGTGTTCACCCTGGTGCTGGCGAACTTCTTCGACGCGATGGGCACCATGACCGGCCTCGGCAAGGAGGCCGGGCTCGCCGACCGCAAGGGCAACCTGCCCGGCATCGGCAAGGCGCTGGCGGTGGAAGGCGTCGGTGCCGTCGCGGGCGGGGTCGGGTCGGCCAGCTCCAACACGGTGTTCGTGGAATCCGCGTCCGGCATCGCCGAGGGTGCGCGCACCGGGCTGGCGAACGTGGTCACCGGGCTGCTGTTCCTCGCGGCCATGTTCTTCACCCCGCTCTACAGCGTCATCCCGGTGGAAGCGGCGGCTCCGGCGCTGGTCGTGGTGGGCGCGATGATGCTCGGGCAGATCCGCGACGTGGACCTGTCCGACTTCGCCAAGGCGCTGCCCGCGTTCCTCACCATCGTCGTCATGCCGTTCACCTACTCGATCGCGAACGGCATCGGGGTCGGGTTCATCTGCTACGTGCTGCTGCACGCCGCCACCGGCCGGGTCCGGCAGGTGCACCCGCTGATGTGGGTAGTGTCGGCCGCGTTCGTCCTCTACTTCGCCGCAGACCCGGTCTCCGCGCTGTTCGCCTGACGTCCGGGGTCCCCGCTTCTGCCGCGTCAGTGGTCGGGTGGCGGAACCTCAGCTGCCTTCTCGCTGCGGGATCGTTTTCGCAGGTGGCTCCGCCACATGAGAAAACGCTGTCCTCGTGAGAAGGCAGCTGAGAACCCGCGGGTGGTCCGGTTGCTTGCTGGGTCTCCGCTCATCGCCGCTGACAGGACGGTGCTAGGGCTTGCGGGTGCTCCTGGAGATCGGAAAAAGGGGCGTTCCGGGGTCGTGCGGGGCGGGGCGGGCACTATGCTCCGCGCATCGCGCCCGACAGCGGGCCGAATGTCCGAAATGTCGTCAAGTAGTTTGGTAGACTAACGACGTGTCCGAGATCGCTGAACGGGAGCGCACGCTGGCCACCCGGTTGCGGATGGCCTCCGTCCGCCTCAACCGCAGGCTGCGGGCGCAGAGCACCGACTCCGTCGTCACGCTCTCCCAGCTGTCCGCGCTGTCCTGCCTCTACAAGGCCGGGGCGATGACTCCGGGCACGCTCGCGGCGAAGGAAGGCGTGCAGCCGCCCTCGATGACCAGGGTCATCGCGGCGCTCGAAGGCCTCGGCCTGGTGGTGCGCACCCCGCACCCCACCGACGGGCGGCAGGCCGTCGTGGACCTCACCGACGCGGGCCGCGCCCGCATCGAAGAGGAGATCTCCGCCCGCGAGCGCTGGCTGGACGTCCAGCTGGCCGAACTCACCAGGGACGAACGCGCGACCTTGAGTCACGCGGCCGAGATCATGGAACGGATCTCGCAGCGCTAGGAGGGAGCTGAGCACGTCGGCGGTGCCAGAGGAATCGCCGCACCCGTCGGGGTCCGACCCGGCCGGTGCGAGCCGCACGTCCACCGGCGAGCTCGGCGCACTCCCCGGTGCGTCCGCGGCCGCGCGCGCCGGTGATCCGGAACCGGCGGCCGCTCGCGGGCGGGCCGGAGGTCCGCCCGGCGACCCCGGGCAGGAGAGCGACCCCGGGCCGGACGGCGACCAGCGGCCCGGCGGACCGCCGGCCGGGGAGACCGGCACCGGCGGCGGCATGTTCGGCTCGCTGCGGGTGCGCAACTACCGCTACTACGCGGCGGGCCAGGTCGTCTCGCTCACCGGCACCTGGATGCAGCGGGCCGCGCAGGACTGGCTCGTGCTGGAGCTCTCCGGCGGCAGCCCCGGCGCGCTCGGCGTGGCCGTCGCGCTGCAGTTCCTGCCGACGCTGCTGCTGACGCTGTGGGCGGGCACCGCCGCCGACCGGTTCGACAAGCGGCGGCTGCTGGTCGCCACCCAGACGGCGCTCGGTGCCTGCGGGCTGCTGCTCGGACTGCTCGACGTGTCCGGTTCGGCGCAGCTCTGGCAGGTGTACGCGCTGTGCTTCGTGCTCGGCTGCTTCGCGGCGGTGGACGCGCCGGTGCGGCAGTCGTTCGTCGTCGAGATGGTCGGCCCCGCGCAGCTCACCAACGCCGTTGCGCTGAACTCGATGACGTTCAACCTGGCGCGGATCGTCGGGCCCGCCATCGCCGGGCTGCTCATCACCGCGATCGGCACCGGGTGGGTGTTCATCGCCAACGGCATCAGCTCGGCCGCCGTGGTCGGTGGGCTGCTGCTGATGAACGTGGCGCGGCTGCACCGCAGCGAACCGGTGCCGAAGGAGCGCGGCCAGGTGCGGGCGGGGCTGCGCTACGTGCTGGGGCGCCCCGACCTGGTGGCGGTGATGGTGCTGGTGTTCTGCGTCAGCACCTTCGGCATGAACTTCGAGAGCACCTTCGCGGTGATCGCCCGCAACGTGTTCGACCGCGACGCCGACGGCTACGGGCTGCTGATCACGATGCTCGCCGTCGGCACCCTCTCCGGCGCCACGCTCGCCGCTCGCCGCAGCAGGAGGTCCGGGTCGCGGCTGCGGCTGATGGTGCTGGGGGCGGGTGCGTTCGGGCTGCTGGAGGCGGTCGGTTCGCTGATGCCGTCGTACTGGTCGTTCGCGGTGATGCTGGTGCCGGTCGGGGTCGCGGTGATGACCTTCACGACCAGCGCGAACTCCACGGTGCAGCTGGCGGTGGAGCCGTCGATGCGCGGTCGCGTGATGGGGCTGTACATGCTGCTGTTCCTCGGCGGGAAACCGGTGGGCGGGCTCGCGTCGGGCTGGCTGGCCGAGGTGCTGGGCCCGCGGTCGCCGCTGCTGCTGGGCGGGCTGGCGTCGCTGGTCGCGGCGGTGGTGTGCGGGGTGCTGCTGCGCCGCCGGAGATCGGGGGTTGCGGACCCTGGGAGGTTAGGCTAACCTAATACATGTCCGCTTCGTGGTGGGAGCGGCAGTCAGTTCGGGAACAGAGCGGGCCCCGTCTCCTCCGGGAGGCGGGGCTCGTTCGCGTTCGGGGCCCGTTCCCGTCCGAGGCCGAACGGGCAGGTCGGGGGTCGGACAGCACTTCGGGGCCCTCCCGGAGGAAGGCCCCGAAGTGTCGGCAGCTTCGCTTGTCGGAGCATCCACCGCCGGTCCGTGGTCCCGCGCGGCCGCGGGAAGGCTCAGGCGGTGGGCAGGCGCAGTCCGTTGTAACCGGCGCGGGCGTCGGCGAACCGCTTGCCGACCTCGTCCCAGTTCACGACGTTCCACAACTGCTTGACGTAGTCCGCCTTCACGTTCTTGTACTGCAGGTAGTAGGCGTGCTCCCAGATGTCGAACACCAGCAGCGGCGTGGTGGCGATCGACAGGTTCGAGTGGTGGTCCCGCAGCTGCTGCGTGATCAACCGCTGACCCACCGGGTCCCACGCCAGCACGCCCCACCCGTTGCCCTGGATCGTGGTCGACACGGCCTCCAGCTGGGCGCGGAACTTGTCGAACGACCCGAAGTCCTGGTCGATGGCCGCCGCCAGCTCGCCGGTCGGCTTGTCCCCGCCGTTCGGCGAGAGGATCTTCCACCACACCAGGTGCAGCGAGTGCCCGGCCAGGTTGAACGCCAGCGTCGTCTCCAGGCCGACGATCGACCCGAAGTCGCCCTTGTCCCGCGCCTCGGCGATCTTCTCGATCGTGTCGTTGGCGCCCTTGACGTAGGTCGCGTGGTGCTTGCTGTGGTGCAGCTCGTTGATCTCACCCGAGATCGCGGGCTCCAGCGCCGAGTAGTCGTAGTCCAACTCGGGCAGCACGTACTGAGCCATGGAGCGTCTCCCTGTGCGCGTATCGCTGTCAGCAGTCTCTAGCAATTGCAATCTAGTGGCAACAGCTGGGCGGCTGCATTCCGGCCCGGGTTGATCTCAGTCACCGGGATCGCGCGCGGGCCCGCATCACTCCAGCGGCCAGGCGTGCACCGGCTCGCCCGAGTCGGACAGCTCCACGTAGCGCCGCAGCATCGCCGCCAGCGCGGCCGGACGGTCGTGACCGCGCTGCTCCAGCCGCGCCACCACGTCCCGCTGCCACGACGACCCGGTCTGCTTGCGCAGGCAGCGGGCCTCGATCACGCCCAGGGCGTGCTCCCGCGCGGCGTCCGACACCCCGCACAACCGCAGCCCCTCGTGCGCCATCGGCAGCAACCGGCGCAGCACCAGCTCGTCCGGGGTGATCCACCCGGCGCCCGGCCAGTACAGGTGCGCGTCCATGCCTTGCCGGGCCCCGGTGTAGAAGTTCTCCTCCGCCGCGGCGAACGACATCTGCGTCCACACCGGCCGGTCCTGCTCGGTCAGCGCGCGCTGCACCCCGTAGAAGAACGCGGCGTTGGCCACCACGTCACGCACGCTCGGCCCCGATGGCAGCACCCGGTTCTCCACCCGCAGGTGCGGCACCCCGTCGACCAGGTCGTACACCGGCCGGTTCCAGCGCCAGACGGTGCCGTTGTGCAGCCGCAGCTCCGCCAGCGTCGGGGCCCGGCCCGCCTGCACCGCCGCCACCGGATCCTCCTCCTCCGGTTCCGGCAGCAGGGCGGGGAAGTAGCGCACGTTCTCCTCGAACAGGTCGAAGATCGAG includes:
- a CDS encoding MarR family winged helix-turn-helix transcriptional regulator, whose translation is MASVRLNRRLRAQSTDSVVTLSQLSALSCLYKAGAMTPGTLAAKEGVQPPSMTRVIAALEGLGLVVRTPHPTDGRQAVVDLTDAGRARIEEEISARERWLDVQLAELTRDERATLSHAAEIMERISQR
- a CDS encoding MFS transporter — its product is MFGSLRVRNYRYYAAGQVVSLTGTWMQRAAQDWLVLELSGGSPGALGVAVALQFLPTLLLTLWAGTAADRFDKRRLLVATQTALGACGLLLGLLDVSGSAQLWQVYALCFVLGCFAAVDAPVRQSFVVEMVGPAQLTNAVALNSMTFNLARIVGPAIAGLLITAIGTGWVFIANGISSAAVVGGLLLMNVARLHRSEPVPKERGQVRAGLRYVLGRPDLVAVMVLVFCVSTFGMNFESTFAVIARNVFDRDADGYGLLITMLAVGTLSGATLAARRSRRSGSRLRLMVLGAGAFGLLEAVGSLMPSYWSFAVMLVPVGVAVMTFTTSANSTVQLAVEPSMRGRVMGLYMLLFLGGKPVGGLASGWLAEVLGPRSPLLLGGLASLVAAVVCGVLLRRRRSGVADPGRLG
- a CDS encoding DUF3558 domain-containing protein yields the protein MLRRTSVLAASFFAVTAISSCAVGGGGEQPPQAAPSKENVDPALAVQNPKNLKGVQDACQLLTAEQRAALQVDGQTEQADSEYQEPACDINGDVLNTSIAINTNHGGMTAAHARKDNFDNFEPTEVAGYPAVLVNFSDTLCTVAVGVSDTQSVDVYYAKNSGGTPEMDDACGYAEKIAAEVLKNIPPA
- a CDS encoding superoxide dismutase, producing the protein MAQYVLPELDYDYSALEPAISGEINELHHSKHHATYVKGANDTIEKIAEARDKGDFGSIVGLETTLAFNLAGHSLHLVWWKILSPNGGDKPTGELAAAIDQDFGSFDKFRAQLEAVSTTIQGNGWGVLAWDPVGQRLITQQLRDHHSNLSIATTPLLVFDIWEHAYYLQYKNVKADYVKQLWNVVNWDEVGKRFADARAGYNGLRLPTA
- a CDS encoding DUF2530 domain-containing protein, producing the protein MAEDSARTPSSPATTPPEPAHTVPALPRRLAQPTPVVLAGTALWLVGVALFAATAPGGIEFWTCVAGFALGLIGYGVFRWQRSASRRGSRGAWKGLSGLDG
- a CDS encoding ESX secretion-associated protein EspG translates to MASKLDVDRLEFVVLVSRAGLKRMPPVLQYSHYGTPVQDINAELDAADARCRQRGLIDRANQVNDEVWDLIGVYGSTAVEFDLRFSAQKGTELRAAVSQSGRVAVRSVMHGDRYVLERVRPEDSVPALVSVLPDHPPVKMKPVNVDLRELRAVMADVEKKGITDPRAVEQGLRGRGVDVAHFRKATELLDGTKLGAGQIGVTVWNAQRKEFRGDHTVQVIDVEGGRVSVYNSGNQRMVAGADVGTFRRVLGDLTGAAQRRSVW
- a CDS encoding NCS2 family permease, whose amino-acid sequence is MADRNPDDPRAGSSGGAEEPLGSSGEGAPEPVAERSGPGASSSGADAAGSARTGAATGVLDRYFKISERGSSLSRELRGGLVTFVTVAYIIVLNPLILGSYSADSPTAKRDVLGHVLTVPQVAASTALVAGVMTLLFGLVANYPFAIAAGLGINTLLAVTIAQQVSWPEAMGLVVVDGLVILVLVATGFRTAVFNAVPPELKAAIAVGIGLFISFVGLVDAGFVRRLPDAANTTVPVGLGIDGSIASWPTAVFAFGLVLTGILVARKVRGGILIAIVINTVVAIVVEALVHAGPSEGTDPHGWNLGYPAPPAEIFGLPDLSLVGDISFGAWTRLPALAAAMLVFTLVLANFFDAMGTMTGLGKEAGLADRKGNLPGIGKALAVEGVGAVAGGVGSASSNTVFVESASGIAEGARTGLANVVTGLLFLAAMFFTPLYSVIPVEAAAPALVVVGAMMLGQIRDVDLSDFAKALPAFLTIVVMPFTYSIANGIGVGFICYVLLHAATGRVRQVHPLMWVVSAAFVLYFAADPVSALFA